One Salmo salar chromosome ssa01, Ssal_v3.1, whole genome shotgun sequence DNA window includes the following coding sequences:
- the angptl2a gene encoding angiopoietin-related protein 2a — MIFPVVVPLVLLLVCGPGSTLQAEAEELESIDEVLEREFLYAGRTKRAVSADASSQVDKCSYTFIVPQQKQTGAICVNSKEPDSFLENRVNKQELELLNSELQKQRRQMESLQQLVEVDGGIVNEVKLLRKESRNMNARVTQLYMQLLHEIIRKRDNALEVSQLENRVLNHTSEMGRLASRYRDLEHKYQHLSALAGNQSAIIVQLEQHCRRGGQSYGGERERSRPVRPQPPVVPQQPTQQRPVAPPVASKPYQPPTYTRSNQITNEIQSDQNSKALPPPLPTMPSGTHQPSTTNKPSGPFKDCLAALEEGHATSGMYLIKPENANRLMQVWCDQRHDPGGWTVIQRRQDGSVNFFRNWDTYKQGFGNIDGEYWLGLENIYWLTNQGNYKLLVMLEDWAGRKTFAEYASFRIEAEADFYKLRVGRYHGNAGDSLTWHNGKQFTTLDRDHDVYTGNCAHYQKGGWWYNACAHSNLNGVWYRGGHYRSRYQDGVYWAEFRGGAYSLKKVSMMIRPNPNTFH, encoded by the exons ATGATTTTCCCTGTGGTTGTTccgctggtgctgctgctggtcTGCGGGCCGGGCTCCACACTGCAGGCAGAGGCCGAGGAGCTGGAGAGCATAGATGAGGTTCTGGAGCGGGAGTTCCTCTACGCCGGACGCACCAAGCGTGCTGTGTCAGCTGACGCCTCCTCGCAAGTGGACAAGTGCTCCTACACCTTCATCGTCCCCCAGCAGAAGCAAACCGGCGCCATCTGCGTTAACTCCAAGGAGCCCGACAGCTTCCTAGAGAACCGGGTTAACAAACAGGAGCTGGAGCTACTGAACAGCGAGCTTCAGAAGCAGCGGCGACAGATGGAGTCGCTGCAGCAGCTGGTGGAGGTGGACGGCGGCATCGTTAACGAGGTCAAGCTCCTGCGCAAGGAGAGTCGCAACATGAACGCTCGCGTCACGCAACTCTACATGCAGCTGCTACACGAGATCATCCGCAAGCGTGACAACGCCCTGGAGGTGTCGCAGCTGGAGAATCGCGTGCTCAACCACACCTCCGAGATGGGTCGGCTGGCATCGCGCTACCGCGACCTGGAGCACAAGTACCAGCACTTATCCGCCCTCGCCGGCAACCAGAGCGCCATCATCGTGCAGCTGGAGCAGCATTGCCGCAGAGGGGGCCAATcgtacgggggagagagagaaaggtctcGTCCAGTTCGCCCTCAGCCCCCTGTGGTGCCACAGCAACCTACGCAGCAGAGGCCGGTAGCACCACCGGTGGCTAGTAAACCATACCAGCCGCCCACATACACCCGCAGCAACCAGATCACCAATGAAATCCAGAGCGACCAGAACTCCAAAGCGTTGCCACCTCCGCTGCCCACAATGCCCAGTGGCACTCACCAGCCATCCACCACAAACAAGCCCTCGG GACCTTTCAAGGACTGCCTTGCTGCTCTAGAGGAGGGTCACGCCACCAGTGGCATGTACCTGATCAAGCCTGAGAACGCCAACCGGTTGATGCAGGTGTGGTGTGACCAGAGGCACGACCCCGGCGGCTGGACAGTCATCCAGAGGCGCCAGGACGGCTCGGTCAACTTCTTCAGGAACTGGGACACCTACAAG CAAGGGTTTGGTAACATTGACGGCGAATACTGGCTGGGTCTTGAAAACATCTACTGGCTGACCAACCAGGGCAACTACAAGCTTCTGGTGATGCTGGAGGACTGGGCCGGTCGCAAGACCTTTGCCGAATACGCCAGCTTCCGTATTGAGGCAGAGGCAGACTTCTACAAACTAAGAGTGGGTCGCTACCACGGCAACGCCGGGGACTCCCTCACATGGCACAACGGCAAGCAGTTCACCACGCTGGACAGGGACCACGACGTGTATACAG GTAACTGTGCCCATTACCAGAAGGGTGGCTGGTGGTATAACGCCTGTGCCCACTCCAACCTGAACGGCGTGTGGTACCGAGGCGGGCACTACCGCAGCCGATACCAGGACGGCGTCTACTGGGCCGAGTTCCGCGGCGGCGCTTACTCCCTGAAGAAAGTGTCCATGATGATCCGGCCCAACCCCAACACCTTCCACTGA